In a genomic window of Drosophila albomicans strain 15112-1751.03 chromosome 4, ASM965048v2, whole genome shotgun sequence:
- the LOC117573167 gene encoding ATP-binding cassette sub-family D member isoform X1, translated as MAVISKYVDRIAEKCEQSGLSIQAFSYALVGSALCALTIKLTAPYMKNTQSSNKYKINKGPHTPLPIDGSDDDMKLAEAEKLLVQQELKKTNLQMVEPGLNKEFLKQLSALVQIMIPQKLCYETGLLTIHTLCLISRTFLSIYVAALEGAIVKFIVRKEIKQFALVLLKWFGIAIPATFVNSMIRFLESKLALAFRTRLVRHSYRLYFKNQNYYRVSNLDGRIENADHRLTEDISVFASSVAHLYSSLTKPCFDLMLIGLALMRSSRQMKANILSGPALSITVIALTAHILRIVSPKFGQLVSEEANRYGYLRHIHSRIITNAEEIAFYGGHKVELQQLRQAYNRLVTQMNNIFTQKLWFVMLEQFFMKYLWSGTGMVMVSLPILTGSATPSSSSSTSTTTSPSEANASHISERTQYLTTSRNLLISAADAIERLMSSYKEVVALAGYTFRVAGMLDVFTETSQGIYSKAIVAEHNRDTSGIIEYRNGKPIAKGRIIYTDNNVMSINLCAVPVVTPNCDIVVPSLTLCFEPGVHVLITGPNGCGKSSLFRILSGLWPIYAGELHIPRPFENKPCMFYIPQRPYMSIGSLCDQIIYPDTRDDMKRKGITENELRSILKMVSLEHIAQRDNFEVIRDWKDILSGGEKQRMAVARLFYHKPQYALLDECTSAVSIDVESSIYEKAKNMGITLLTITHRPTLWKFHTHILEFDGQGSWKFRKMETNEEQKDQFIC; from the exons ATGGCAGtaatatcaaaatatgttGATCGCATAGCGGAGAAATGTGAACAATCTGGATTGTCAATACAAGCATTTAGTTATGCCCTAGTGGGCTCAGCATTATGTGCATTAACCATTAAGTTAACAGCCCCATACATGAAAAACACACAAAGTtccaacaaatataaaattaacaaaggGCCACACACGCCGTTACCCATTGATGGCTCTGATGATGATATGAAGTTGGCTGAGGCTGAGAAGCTGTTGGTTCAAcaggaattaaaaaaaacaaatttgcaaatggtTGAGCCGGGCTTAAACAAGGAGTTCCTAAAGCAACTCAGTGCGCTTGTTCAGATAATGATTCCGCAAAAGCTATGCTACGAAACCGGACTGCTAACTATTCATACATTGTGTCTCATCTCACGCACGTTCCTCAGCATTTATGTGGCTGCATTGGAGGGTGCGATTGTTAAGTTCATTGTTCGCAAGGAAATTAAACAGTTTGCCCTTGTATTGCTTAAATGGTTTGGTATCGCGATTCCAGCAACATTCGTCAATTCCATGATACGATTTCTGGAAAGCAAACTGGCTTTAGCATTCCG GACTCGTTTGGTGCGGCATTCATATCGATTGTATttcaaaaaccaaaattaCTACAGGGTGTCAAATTTGGATGGACGCATCGAAAATGCCGATCATAG ACTTACCGAAgatatttctgtttttgcaAGCTCTGTAGCTCATTTATACAGTAGTTTAACTAAGCCATGCTTCGATCTAATGTTAATTGGTTTGGCATTAATGAGATCTTCTAGACAAATgaaagcaaacattttatcAG GACCTGCTCTGTCGATAACAGTTATTGCACTTACGGCACATATATTACGGATTGTCTCTCCGAAATTTGGACAACTCGTCTCGGAGGAGGCAAATCGCTACGGTTACCTTAGACATATACATTCCCGTATTATAACAAACGCAGAAGAAATTGCCTTTTATGGTGGACACAAG GTGGAGCTTCAGCAGTTGCGACAGGCATACAATCGCTTAGTTACCCAAATgaataacatatttactcAGAAGCTGTGGTTCGTTATGCTCGAACAATTCTTTATGAAATATCTGTGGTCTGGCACTGGCATGGTGATGGTCTCTCTGCCAATACTAACTGGTTCTGCaactccttcttcttcttcctccaCATCAACGACAACATCGCCAAGTGAAGCGAATGCTTCACATATCAGCGAGCGAACACAATATCTAACAACGTCTagaaatttacttatttcgGCAGCGGACGCTATAGAACGATTAATGTCATCATATAAAGAAGTTGTTGCATTGGCCGGATACACCTTTCGGGTTGCAGGAATGTTGGATGTGTTTACAGAAACATCACAAGGCATTTATAGCAAAGCAATAGTTGCTGAGCATAATCGGGATACAAGTGGAATCATTGAGTATAGAAACGGCAAACCGATAGCCAAGGGTCGTATTATCTATACTGATAACAATGTGATGTCGATTAATTTGTGTGCAGTACCGGTTGTGACACCCAATTGTGATATCGTTGTTCCAAGCTTGACATTGTGTTTTGAACCTGGTGTTCATGTATTGATAACAGGACCAAATGGATGTGgaaaatcaagtttgtttcgtATTTTAAGCGGATTATGGCCAATCTATGCTGGTGAATTGCATATTCCGCGCCCATTTGAAAACAAACCCTGCATGTTTTACATTCCCCAACGACCATATATGTCCATTGGCAGTTTATGTGATCAAATCATATATCCAGATACTAGAGATGATATGAAGCGCAAAGGAATCACTGAGAATGAATTAAGaagcatattaaaaatggtCAGCCTAGAGCATATTGCGCAACG TGACAACTTTGAAGTTATACGAGATTGGAAGGATATTCTATCGGGAGGTGAAAAACAAAGAATGGCGGTAGCGCGACTTTTCTATCACAA ACCCCAGTATGCACTTCTTGATGAATGTACAAGTGCAGTATCAATTGACGTTGAGAGCTCTATAtatgaaaaagcaaaaaacatgGGTATTACACTGCTGACGATAACACATAGACCCACCCTCTgg AAATTTCACACTCATATTCTTGAGTTTGACGGTCAAGGAAGTTGGAAGTTTAGGAAAATGGAAACAAATGAAGAACAGAAAGATCAATTCATTTGTTAA
- the LOC117573173 gene encoding uncharacterized protein LOC117573173 gives MQSEPETGRSCLVDKQSNNTTTQLYRSFKLNVNTQHGHTSLFSVHCSTFCMLREINERATSLPGIQILKKTTFKIYHRRHNIPDCRPKQLNFMDINIFQCAVLKSTLSVMCEHR, from the exons ATGCAATCTGAGCCAGAAACCGGGCGAAGCTGCCTCGTAG acaaacaaagcaacaataCCACGACTCAACTCTACAGAAGCTTTAAGCTTAATGTAAATACTCAACATGGGCATACATCATTATTTTCAGTACATTGTTCAACATTTTGTATGCTTCGTGAAATTAATGAACGTGCAACATCACTTCCAGGTATCCAGATTTTGAAAAA aaccacattcaaaatataccatagacggcacaatataccagattgtcggccaaagcaactaa ATTTTAtggatataaatattttccaatGCGCCGTCCTTAAAAGCACGTTAAGTGTAATGTGCGAACATCGATGA
- the LOC117573167 gene encoding ATP-binding cassette sub-family D member isoform X2: MAVISKYVDRIAEKCEQSGLSIQAFSYALVGSALCALTIKLTAPYMKNTQSSNKYKINKGPHTPLPIDGSDDDMKLAEAEKLLVQQELKKTNLQMVEPGLNKEFLKQLSALVQIMIPQKLCYETGLLTIHTLCLISRTFLSIYVAALEGAIVKFIVRKEIKQFALVLLKWFGIAIPATFVNSMIRFLESKLALAFRTRLVRHSYRLYFKNQNYYRVSNLDGRIENADHRLTEDISVFASSVAHLYSSLTKPCFDLMLIGLALMRSSRQMKANILSGPALSITVIALTAHILRIVSPKFGQLVSEEANRYGYLRHIHSRIITNAEEIAFYGGHKNFSVALFFVFWQNITTACDEHLNLLRLHLKQNRNCVQLVCSLGHPSILPLQSELISWLLDYQHIC; the protein is encoded by the exons ATGGCAGtaatatcaaaatatgttGATCGCATAGCGGAGAAATGTGAACAATCTGGATTGTCAATACAAGCATTTAGTTATGCCCTAGTGGGCTCAGCATTATGTGCATTAACCATTAAGTTAACAGCCCCATACATGAAAAACACACAAAGTtccaacaaatataaaattaacaaaggGCCACACACGCCGTTACCCATTGATGGCTCTGATGATGATATGAAGTTGGCTGAGGCTGAGAAGCTGTTGGTTCAAcaggaattaaaaaaaacaaatttgcaaatggtTGAGCCGGGCTTAAACAAGGAGTTCCTAAAGCAACTCAGTGCGCTTGTTCAGATAATGATTCCGCAAAAGCTATGCTACGAAACCGGACTGCTAACTATTCATACATTGTGTCTCATCTCACGCACGTTCCTCAGCATTTATGTGGCTGCATTGGAGGGTGCGATTGTTAAGTTCATTGTTCGCAAGGAAATTAAACAGTTTGCCCTTGTATTGCTTAAATGGTTTGGTATCGCGATTCCAGCAACATTCGTCAATTCCATGATACGATTTCTGGAAAGCAAACTGGCTTTAGCATTCCG GACTCGTTTGGTGCGGCATTCATATCGATTGTATttcaaaaaccaaaattaCTACAGGGTGTCAAATTTGGATGGACGCATCGAAAATGCCGATCATAG ACTTACCGAAgatatttctgtttttgcaAGCTCTGTAGCTCATTTATACAGTAGTTTAACTAAGCCATGCTTCGATCTAATGTTAATTGGTTTGGCATTAATGAGATCTTCTAGACAAATgaaagcaaacattttatcAG GACCTGCTCTGTCGATAACAGTTATTGCACTTACGGCACATATATTACGGATTGTCTCTCCGAAATTTGGACAACTCGTCTCGGAGGAGGCAAATCGCTACGGTTACCTTAGACATATACATTCCCGTATTATAACAAACGCAGAAGAAATTGCCTTTTATGGTGGACACAAG AACTTTAGTGTAGccttattttttgtattttggcaaAATATTACCACTGCTTGCGATgagcatttaaatttgctaCGCCTACATCTAAAGCAAAATCGCAATTGCGTTCAGCTCGTCTGCTCTCTAGGACATCCTTCGATTTTACCTCTTCAGAGTGAATTGATTTCATGGCTTCTTGACTATCAACATATTTGTTGA
- the LOC117573167 gene encoding ATP-binding cassette sub-family D member isoform X3 — translation MNNIFTQKLWFVMLEQFFMKYLWSGTGMVMVSLPILTGSATPSSSSSTSTTTSPSEANASHISERTQYLTTSRNLLISAADAIERLMSSYKEVVALAGYTFRVAGMLDVFTETSQGIYSKAIVAEHNRDTSGIIEYRNGKPIAKGRIIYTDNNVMSINLCAVPVVTPNCDIVVPSLTLCFEPGVHVLITGPNGCGKSSLFRILSGLWPIYAGELHIPRPFENKPCMFYIPQRPYMSIGSLCDQIIYPDTRDDMKRKGITENELRSILKMVSLEHIAQRDNFEVIRDWKDILSGGEKQRMAVARLFYHKPQYALLDECTSAVSIDVESSIYEKAKNMGITLLTITHRPTLWKFHTHILEFDGQGSWKFRKMETNEEQKDQFIC, via the exons ATgaataacatatttactcAGAAGCTGTGGTTCGTTATGCTCGAACAATTCTTTATGAAATATCTGTGGTCTGGCACTGGCATGGTGATGGTCTCTCTGCCAATACTAACTGGTTCTGCaactccttcttcttcttcctccaCATCAACGACAACATCGCCAAGTGAAGCGAATGCTTCACATATCAGCGAGCGAACACAATATCTAACAACGTCTagaaatttacttatttcgGCAGCGGACGCTATAGAACGATTAATGTCATCATATAAAGAAGTTGTTGCATTGGCCGGATACACCTTTCGGGTTGCAGGAATGTTGGATGTGTTTACAGAAACATCACAAGGCATTTATAGCAAAGCAATAGTTGCTGAGCATAATCGGGATACAAGTGGAATCATTGAGTATAGAAACGGCAAACCGATAGCCAAGGGTCGTATTATCTATACTGATAACAATGTGATGTCGATTAATTTGTGTGCAGTACCGGTTGTGACACCCAATTGTGATATCGTTGTTCCAAGCTTGACATTGTGTTTTGAACCTGGTGTTCATGTATTGATAACAGGACCAAATGGATGTGgaaaatcaagtttgtttcgtATTTTAAGCGGATTATGGCCAATCTATGCTGGTGAATTGCATATTCCGCGCCCATTTGAAAACAAACCCTGCATGTTTTACATTCCCCAACGACCATATATGTCCATTGGCAGTTTATGTGATCAAATCATATATCCAGATACTAGAGATGATATGAAGCGCAAAGGAATCACTGAGAATGAATTAAGaagcatattaaaaatggtCAGCCTAGAGCATATTGCGCAACG TGACAACTTTGAAGTTATACGAGATTGGAAGGATATTCTATCGGGAGGTGAAAAACAAAGAATGGCGGTAGCGCGACTTTTCTATCACAA ACCCCAGTATGCACTTCTTGATGAATGTACAAGTGCAGTATCAATTGACGTTGAGAGCTCTATAtatgaaaaagcaaaaaacatgGGTATTACACTGCTGACGATAACACATAGACCCACCCTCTgg AAATTTCACACTCATATTCTTGAGTTTGACGGTCAAGGAAGTTGGAAGTTTAGGAAAATGGAAACAAATGAAGAACAGAAAGATCAATTCATTTGTTAA